The Mangifera indica cultivar Alphonso chromosome 8, CATAS_Mindica_2.1, whole genome shotgun sequence genome has a window encoding:
- the LOC123223137 gene encoding uncharacterized protein LOC123223137 produces MASTFCFFKKPLISWVSVLVLSPVFAGYFSFGFLSSILLTAIVLIISTVFFTFTKQQQTSVVKNSITKEVPESTDDLQDAVSMKQPESETVKSHKEEEQEGESIEHQIHDYSTRSSPDLLSESESFNNLSTSEDSEVDWPFRDIVYQSPDCSDGSISDEESLIEIALPSGHYVGRKEQVVPKFSSLMELLAEINEMNEEDNLIEIDISMGSIKCSRFEIEA; encoded by the coding sequence ATGGCTTCTACTTTTTGTTTCTTCAAAAAGCCATTAATATCATGGGTTTCTGTTCTGGTTCTTTCTCCAGTTTTTGCTGGTTATTTCAGCTTTggtttcttatcatcaatacTTCTCACAGCAATAGTATTGATTATATCCACTGTCTTCTTCACATTCACAAAGCAACAACAAACTTCAGtagttaaaaactcaattacTAAAGAGGTTCCTGAGTCAACTGATGATCTTCAGGATGCCGTGTCAATGAAGCAGCCTGAAAGTGAAACTGTGAAATCACACaaggaagaagaacaagaaggaGAATCTATAGAGCATCAGATTCATGACTACTCAACCAGATCATCACCTGATTTGTTATCAGAAAgtgaaagttttaataatttgtcaaCTAGTGAAGATTCCGAAGTGGACTGGCCATTCAGAGACATTGTATACCAGAGTCCAGATTGTTCTGATGGATCTATTTCTGATGAAGAAAGTCTCATTGAAATTGCTCTTCCAAGTGGGCATTATGTTGGGCGTAAGGAACAAGTTGTACCCAAGTTTAGTAGTCTAATGGAACTCTTGGCAGAGATTAATGAAATGAATGAAGAAGACAACTTAATAGAGATTGACATATCCATGGGCTCCATCAAGTGCTCAAGGTTTGAGATTGAAGCATGA